The Dehalococcoidia bacterium DNA segment GCCGTGGAAGTCCAAGGCCACCCCTCCCGCCTCCTGCACCAGCACCAGACCCGCCGCCACATCCCAGGGGCGCAGGCGCAAGTGGAAGTAGAGATCTAACCGTCCGGCGGCGGCATAGGCGAAGCCCAGAGCCGCCGAGCCGGTGGTGCGCCCCCCCATGACCTGGGGAAAGGTGCGCTCCAACAGAGCCAGGGTGCGCAGGCCCAGAGTATCGTGGGTGCTGATGTCGCACCCGACGATGCTGGAGGCCAGGTCGCGCCGGTCGCTCACCCGCATGGGCGTCCCATTGAGCCACGCCCCCCGCCCCTCCACGGCGAAAAACGCCTCCTCCCGTATGGGGTCGTAAATGACCCCCACCACCGGCATGCCCCGCCAGGCCAGGGCCAGGCTCACGCAGAAAAAGGGAATCCCCCGGGCGAAGTTACGGGTGCCGTCCAGAGGATCCAGAATCCACGCCCACTCCTGGGAGGGGAAGGTTGGGGCCGTCTCCTCAGCCATCACCCCAAAGGAGGGAAACTCCCTGCGCAGGGCGTCCAGCACCTCCTGCTCCACCTGGCTATCCACCTCGGTAACCAGGTCGCGGGGGCCTTTGGGGGTGATGCGCAGGGGGCTTCCGAAGCGCTGGCGGAGGGTGCGCCCCGCTTGGAGGGCAACAGCCAGGGCCACCTGGTCGGCAGAGGTGCCGCTAGCGCTGACAGGCAACGGAGGAATCGCAGGGGCCATAGGGTTATGCAGGGGGCTGACCCAGGCCCATGCGCTCCCGCACCTCGGCGATGGTGGCCTGGGCGATAGCCCGTGCCCGGTGCGCCCCCTCCCGCAGGATGGCGTCTATCCTCTGGGGATGGGCAGCTAACTCCGCCCGCCGCTCCCGGAAGGGGGCCAGATACCTGTTGATGGCCTCGGCCAGTTCCCCCTTGCAGTCCACACACCCGCGCTGGGCAGTGGTGCACTCGTTGTAGACCGTCTGCGTCCGGGC contains these protein-coding regions:
- a CDS encoding inositol monophosphatase, with the protein product MAPAIPPLPVSASGTSADQVALAVALQAGRTLRQRFGSPLRITPKGPRDLVTEVDSQVEQEVLDALRREFPSFGVMAEETAPTFPSQEWAWILDPLDGTRNFARGIPFFCVSLALAWRGMPVVGVIYDPIREEAFFAVEGRGAWLNGTPMRVSDRRDLASSIVGCDISTHDTLGLRTLALLERTFPQVMGGRTTGSAALGFAYAAAGRLDLYFHLRLRPWDVAAGLVLVQEAGGVALDFHGQLATLTSEGFVVGNTVLVHQFLSLVRGLLDG